A stretch of DNA from Pontiella agarivorans:
CTTCGGTTTTGCCGACGGGGTTCTTTTCGATTCCGCCCGGATCTGGCAGGGAGCCATCGACGGGGCGGTCAATCTGATCGATTTCGGCCGTGTTGAAGGGCAGATTGATGCTGCGGAAGCGCGTGAAAGACAGGCTTATGAACAGCTTCGGCAGACGGTACTGCAGGCCGTGGCCGATGTGGAAAGTGCAATGACCGACTATGCCCGTATTCGTGAGCAACGCGGTTCGCTTGAGAAAGCCTATAAAAATTCCGCCCGGGCACTGAAGCTTTCGGAAGCGCTGTTCCGCGAGGGTGAGGTTTCGTTCCTGGATGTGCTTGATGCACAGCGCACGGCGAACGATGCCGATTCCGCGCTGGTTTCAGCCGAAGCCGCCCAGGCGAAAAGTGTGGTCCGGCTCTATAAATCGCTGGGGATCTATTAAGGTTCTTTTCGGGGTGCCTGCAGTATTTTCCGCGAGGGAAAAGCCGGGTTTAAACCGCAGGCGAAACAAAAGAAGCCGGATTGAAACCGAGAAATCACCCCCGGTGTTACGTTGCGGATCAACCGCGCCGTCGTCGTAAACTACGCTGAATTAATGTGTAAGCAAAAAACATTATAATATAGCATTAATCTGAATGAAAATAAAACAAAAAAATACTGCAGTTTTTGCCGGGGATGTTCTATAAGCCGCAGCAATTGAACAGAAGTATAGAATGATTCGTCAAAATTCTTTTTAAGAAAATGGCGATAAATTGGAAATCAGATTATTCCGAAAAGCTCCGGGTTTGTAATCCCGGGAATGGAATGTTGATTTCTGAAGAAAGGAAAACAGACCATGAAAACAAATGTCATGAAAGAACGGGAAAGCGATAGGACCGCAGGTGATGCAATCACATTCGGTGCGTTACTGCTGGCACCGGCTGTCGGGTTGATTGTGGCCCTGATTATGCACCGTATCATCGATGCCCGTTTCTCTGAAGTGCTGTTTATGTCGCTACTGGCGGTTGCGCCGATCTGTATTGTCGGGGAATTGATCCGCTGGACTGTACAGGTCCGGAATCCGATGCGCAAACGGATTGGCTATGACCGGCGTCAGCCCGAACGGCTGCCGCACTTTGTTCCGCCGGGATTGCAGTCCCGTTCGCGTAATCGTTGAACGAACGGATTATTCCGTTTCCGGAGTTGATCCGGTGAAGGTAAAAGCGTAGCTCTTTACGGGTTACGCTTTTTTTATGATTAATCTTCGCCGGATCGAAAATGATGAAAGAAAAACTTTGGAAACATATTTCTGCCGTTCGCACTCAGTCTCCATTGGTACAGAACATTACCAACTACGTGGTCATGAACAATACCGCCAATGCGCTGCTGGCGGTCGGGGCCTCGCCGATCATGGCTCATGCCCTCCGGGAAATAGATGAAATGGTTGCGCTCTGCAATGCGCTAGTGGTGAATATCGGAACCTTGGATCATGCGTGGTCCGATGCCATGCTACAGGCGGCCCGCCGGGCGCGGGCGCTTAAAAAACCGTGGATTCTCGATCCCGTCGGCGCAGGGGCTACATCTTATCGTGATCAGGTTCTATCGCGCCTCATTGCCCTGCGCCCGACGGCGATTCGCGGTAACGCCTCCGAAATTCTGGCGCTGGCCAATGCGAATCAAAGCAGGACGAAAGGTGTCGACAGCACCGCGCAGAGTTCGGAAGCGCTGGACGCCGCAAAGGCCCTGCACAAACTCACCGGCGCGGTTGTGGGTATTTCCGGCGAAACTGATTTTATCGTATCCGATCAGCCGGTTATTCAGATTCACAACGGCACACCGCTGATGACGCGCGTTACCGGACTCGGCTGTTCCGCAACCGCGCTGATCGGCGCGTTTCTTGCCGTGACTGAAAACAGCGCCGAAGCCGTGGCCGCCGCAACGGCCCTGCTGAGTATTGCCGGCGAACTCGCCGAAAAAAACAGTAACGGTCCCGGCAGTCTGCAGATGAACCTGCTTGATAAACTTTACAATCTGACCGAAGACGAATTCAAAAACACCCTGCGCATCGAGGCCTGATCATGGCCAATCCATTTCCTTATCGGCTGTATCTGGTAATTTCCGAGGCAGACTGCGCCGGCCGCGATTTTGTCCAAGTGGCCGAGCAGGCCGTGCAGGGCGGCGTCGATGTGGTGCAGCTGCGCGAAAAACACGCGACGCCCGAAGAATTCCTCCGCAAAGCCGAACGCCTGCAGACGATGCTGCAGACCTATGATGTTCCATTGATCATCAACGATAATCTCGACGTTGCTATGCAGTCGGGCGCCTTCGGCATCCACGTCGGCCGCAGCGACTGTTCACCCGCCCGCATCCGCTCCGTCTGGGCGGATTGCCGCTCGCTCGGCTACTCCATCGAACAGCTCGACCAGCTTGAAACGCAGGACGCGGAACTCGCCGACTGCTTCGGCATCAGCCCCGTCTTCAGGACCCCGACCAAAACCGATACCGTCACCGAATGGGGCCTC
This window harbors:
- the thiM gene encoding hydroxyethylthiazole kinase, translated to MKEKLWKHISAVRTQSPLVQNITNYVVMNNTANALLAVGASPIMAHALREIDEMVALCNALVVNIGTLDHAWSDAMLQAARRARALKKPWILDPVGAGATSYRDQVLSRLIALRPTAIRGNASEILALANANQSRTKGVDSTAQSSEALDAAKALHKLTGAVVGISGETDFIVSDQPVIQIHNGTPLMTRVTGLGCSATALIGAFLAVTENSAEAVAAATALLSIAGELAEKNSNGPGSLQMNLLDKLYNLTEDEFKNTLRIEA
- the thiE gene encoding thiamine phosphate synthase; the protein is MANPFPYRLYLVISEADCAGRDFVQVAEQAVQGGVDVVQLREKHATPEEFLRKAERLQTMLQTYDVPLIINDNLDVAMQSGAFGIHVGRSDCSPARIRSVWADCRSLGYSIEQLDQLETQDAELADCFGISPVFRTPTKTDTVTEWGLDGIRTIRERTDKPLVAIGSINAENAGDVIRAGADCLAVVSAICQAADPQQAARRIRNQIDHALRSTHP